In Helianthus annuus cultivar XRQ/B chromosome 9, HanXRQr2.0-SUNRISE, whole genome shotgun sequence, the following are encoded in one genomic region:
- the LOC110875493 gene encoding uncharacterized protein LOC110875493: MIREKQNEKVQEAIGREEVETGSGLNQELSIARAGDTRWSSHHKTLVRLVQLYPTIIEVLQYIQYIRNSDFNNVHQRQANGIWTYMKAYDFAYYLHLMKHILGITNLLSQALQRKDQDIVNAIQMVNATKQQLQTYKLEGFDSLLKDVASFCEKNEIEIVDMEDEYVNPKYKRKKTNITNRHYYEVENFNTVLDMQLQELDNRFSEVTIELLTCVGSLSPDDNFSAFNVQKILRLAEFYSFDFSYEERESLMIELSNYIIIIRKDGMFANLNGISNLAKRMVETKKHLSYTLVYRLLKLALILPVATTSVERYFSSIKDVKTDLRNRMGDDYMNDCCICYIERDLLANVSVDDTSYVYCVFSNEI; encoded by the exons ATGATTCGAGAAAAGCAAAATGAGAAAGTACAAGAAGCAATAGGTCGTGAAGAAGTTGAAACCGGGAGTGGTTTAAATCAAGAACTATCTATTGCAAGAGCCGGAGATACACGTTGGAGTTCTCATCATAAGACACTTGTGCGTTTGGTTCAGTTATATCCGACAATTATTGAAGTGCTTCAATATATTCAATATATTCGGAATTCCGATTTCAATAATGTTCACCAAAGACAAGCAAATGGTATTTGGACATACATGAAGGCATATGATTTTGCATATTATTTACATTTGATGAAGCACATTTTGGGGATTACTAATTTGTTGTCTCAAGCTCTTCAAAGAAAGGACCAAGATATAGTGAATGCAATTCAAATGGTTAATGCAACGAAGCAACAACTTCAAACATATAAACTTGAAGGATTTGATTCACTTTTGAAAGATGTGGCATCTTTTTGTGAAAAAAATGAGATTGAAATTGTTGACATGGAAGATGAATACGTTAATCcaaaatataaaagaaaaaagaCTAACATCACCAACCGTCATTATTATGAGGTTGAAAACTTCAACACGGTGTTAGATATGCAACTACAAGAGCTTGACAACCGTTTTAGTGAGGTAACCATCGAATTACTTACATGTGTTGGTAGTTTGAGTCCGGATGATAACTTTAGTGCATTTAATGTTCAAAAGATTTTAAGGTTGGCCGAGTTTTATTCGTTTGATTTTAGTTATGAAGAAAGAGAATCTCTTATGATTGAGCTAAGCAACTACATTATTATCATAAGAAAAGATGGAATGTTTGCTAACTTGAATGGGATATCTAATCTTGCAAAGAGGATGGTGGAAACAAAGAAACATTTGAGCTATACGTTGGTCTATCGTTTATTGAAGTTAGCATTAATTCTACCGGTTGCAACGACAAGTGTTGAGAGGTATTTTTCGTCGATAAAAGATGTGAAGACGGATTTGCGTAATCGAATGGGTGATGATTATATGAACGATTGTTGCATTTGTTATATCGAGAGAGACCTTCTTGCCAATGTTTCGGTCGACGAT aCATCGTATGTTTATTGTGTGTTTTCTAATGAGATatga